GACACATACATGGACTAACTCTGCTAACTTAGGTTGTGAGCCATAGCAACCTATAAAAAGGTCCTGGCCGCCTGTTAATACCCACTAGGGTTGCACTGTTACCAGCAGTTTTATCGTAAACTCGTCTAAACTAAAGTTTAATAATTCTATAACCAGCTGCCCAAATTTCCCTTTATTCTGTACTAATctaattgttgttgttgatcgTTTTTTTCAGGGTCTCGTGAACGCTCGAATTAAAGAACTGGAAACCGAGACTCATTTGAAGAAGGTCGCCGAACGAGAGGGCGGCCGACTTAAACAAGAAATACAACGTCTCAATAAAGAACTAGAAGAATTGAAAGAGAAGAAAAATATAAGCGAGGTAAGAACAAGTAGACCGGTATCCAGTACAACAAACCAGAACCCTGTTCCACataccaggacccagttccccAGACCGGTATCCAGTACCACacaccaggacccagttccccAGACCAGTATCCAGTACGACAAtccagaacccagttccacggacCAGTATCCAGTATGACAAaccagaacccagttccacataccaggacccagttccccAGACCGGTATCCAGTATTAGCGAGGTAAGAACAAATAGATCAGTATCCAGTACGACAAaccagaacccagttccataatAAACTGGGATTGAGTCCCACAGACCAGCATCCAGTACCACAGACCCAGTTCTGGGTCCTGGTCTGTGGAACTATGATAGatcagaacccagttccatggaccttgacccagttccactattCTCGGTTGAAATTTAGCTCTGGAGTCAATTTTTACCAAGAATTGTGTGGATCTGGGCGTTGTTGTGTCAAAGACTCACTCAGATTTCGGCAACAGGGTTTCTTCACTGATGTTACCCTCAGTTAGATCTCCGAGAAAAGAATTTTAaggaattaatttttcatttttgtagaATAACATATTTCGTCAGACTCAGCGTTTAGAGGAGTTGAAGTCTCAGATGAACTGGGATCAGCAAGCTCTCGAGGCGTGGTTAGAAGAATCGGCTCGTAAAGACGAGGACGCGATGACTATACAGAAATACGCTCGCCAGGATGAGGGTAAAATTAAGGTAATTCAGGGTTCTTAAAAATCAGGGTTCCTACAGATCAGAGAAAATTGGGGAATTGTGATACTTTCCTTGTAATTTGAGgaaaattcacaaaaaatttgaatttttggtgtcttgttgttcttgctggtgatgagtggcacaaggaacctcttgataagaaacagccctcactgaggatatcttaaaattaaaatcatggaatttgaatttttggtgtcttgttgttcttgctggtgatgagtggcaCAAAgtacctcttgataagaaacagtcCCCTTAAGGATAATCAGGATATTTGAACTTTTGTTGTCTTGTTATTCTTGCTGATGAGTGGCTCAAGAAACTTCCCCACTgaagatattttataaaatcagggaatttggtcAAGGGTTAAGGAAAAATTAGGGAATTTTGGATTTGGTAAGAACCCTAGTGAAACATTAGAATCTTTTGTATTCTgagaaaaataagaattttctgtgGTTTCGAAAACAATTGTGAGATTTTTGTGTTAAAAAGAGATTTtctcaatgaatattttgcgcTGCTTTTAGGAATTAGTTCTACGAATGTCTCATTTGACCGACGAAGCGTACAAGAAGCGCCACCTACTGGACCGCGAGACGACCGATACGTTGACGACCCAACTCGAACTCGATAAGACCGCCGAGGAATTCCGTAAAGCGCACGCCGACCGTCAGAATCTCATCCAACAATGGGAAAACACGATCGATCAAATGCAACGACGAGACAAGGAGATGGATATGCTCGCTTCGGTGAGTGTAAACTGAGCTTGTATTCATAttcatcctcacttgccacaagtggaatcctcgttCGCCGCAGGAGGGTTTCATTTCGGATGTTGGAAATTagaattcataaaaaaaatcacaaattcaatagattatttgaaacaCATTGTTTTTAATGTAAAGCACTTTCAAAAATGAGTAATTCtcataattcaattgaatcgTTTTATCGTAATAGCTCATGTagaatcctcacttgccacagaaGGGTTTTATctctaattttgaaattactaAATTactagaaattgaaaataagaaaaaaaattcaagataTAAGAAATGCAAAAAAAAGTATCCCGGTTATTATTGTCGTAAAATAAAGAGTTTTgagattgttttgattgtaagcgctttcaaaaactgtatcattatcataatctaatggttttgttgttttatcgTCGTAGCAATTGGCGAGAGTAAAAGCCGAAGTTCGCAACCGCGATGAAGCGAtcaaagaaaaacaacaatttctCGACAACGAAATCGAAAACAATAAAGAAATGGAGAAGAAGATATCGGTATCAGAACGACAAGCGGGCCGCGTGCGTTTAGACTGGCAGGACGCAGAGAAATCTAGAACCGCTTTCCAAGATGAGGTAAAATCTCTTACAACTATTAGAGTCATACTTGCcacattgaaattcaaatattcaatgtagCTGTGAAGCAGCAATAACAGGTTTTCAGTTCAGTAGGTAAATCTAGTGATGATCTTAAAAAGCGAAATGTCtcagaaatacatgtatactcTCCTATTCAAGACAAACTTACCCGATTAGAATTCTAATTCccaatatagctgcaaagcagcgataacaggtTTTCAGCTCAATAGATGAATGTAGCGATTGTCTTAAAAGGTGTAGAAGTATCCTAAATTAGCTGCTAGGATTTCAAACTAAGATTGCTggatttcaataattcagttctGAGTAAACTTAGACTTCATACAGATAGAATCAGTATCAATATTTCGAGCTAAATCTCATGGATATTTCGATATTTAATGTTATTTCCTTGTTGTATTAGTTGGATGCGTTGAGGAGAACCGTGGATAGAACCGCTATCGACTTAGAGACGACTCGATCCACCGTTTCACAACTTAGAAAAGACGTTCAAGAAAAACATGACAAGTAAGAGACGACTCTTCTTATGAACATTAAAATGACAAATTCTTaggaatatatttcaattaaaaggaAAATTGCCTATGAAATACTCGAATGTGGGAATATTTTAATTTGTGTTATGGGAACAGTGGTAAATGCGCTCCAGTTTAAGATGATGTTTGATAATGATTTGTAGATTGCGTGTAGCTCAGGACATGCgtcaaaaactgatcgaaCGTTTGAAAGCGGCAAACGAATCTGAATTAACGGCCGAAGAGCGCGCCGCGGCGGTCGAGGCGCTGTTATCCCAGGAGGAACAACGACAAACGGAGATCGACGGCCAGTTGAAGTATTTACACGATTTACAATTCCGTAAAACGCAAGAACTTCACGGGGAGCTCGTGAAAGAACGCAACGACGAGGCGGAAATTCAGGTGCGCGATTTAAGAAAGACggcaaaaattatcaaaatttcgttaatttttgatgatatctGATGACATTTTTCTCTCTGTTTCTCTCTCAGGGGAGCCGAGCGGCGATACGTAATCTGAACAGTAAAATCAACAAGTTAGACCACGATTCGTTGAAACAACAAGAAATCATTTATAACCAGGTCAGTGTTTataattttacagcaaattaCAGCTTCTCGACTGAGTTCAGCAGTTCCATCGAGTTCAGAGTTGACTCAATAGTTTAACTATTGCTAATGAACTACAGTAAAATACCTCTATTTATAACGCCACTTTGAGATCAATACAAAAAATGGTGTTAAAACGAATATGGCAGCGTCATAAAGAATGATAgatatttgcagtgaatttgagttaaattGGGCAAATTTGTTGTCTGAAAAATGTTGGCGTTAAGTGAACAGTGGGATTAAAAAGACAGCATTATAATAGTCTTTGACTTAAGTTATAACTTAACAGTCAATCTGAAACTTGTCTTGATTTATTACCGATAATTGTGTTGGATTCTGGATTTTTAACTCGATGTAATTTATTTCTGGTAGGATTTCTCGATTCAACAACTAGAACGACGAATCAATCGGATGCAAGGTGAACGCAGCAATGAAGAGAAACTGTTGCTCGAAGCGCGACTGAAAGAATTAACCGAAGAATTAGAGGAGAAAAACTCAACTCATTCTCTCATTAATCTACAACTGAAACGATTACAGGTAAAAACTCTGACTTCATCGGCAGCCTGAATTTCTCCCGGAAAACATCGCCAGCCTGAACTCCTCCCAGAAAACATCAACAGCCTGAACTCCTCCCAGAAAACATCGACAGCCTGAACTCCTCCCAGAAAACATCGACAGCCTGAACTCCTAGAAAACATGTGCAGCCAGAACTCCTCCCAGAAAACATCCGTTGCCTGAACTCCTCCCAGtaaatattagaaattttatcagcacactttccaAAACTGATTGTCCACACTtaacatgtgttcagaacttcacctgaaacatttttaattgaaaatgaactacaaacaccagatatcaGACATTTTACCAGTACactttcagaaactgatcgtccacacttcgcACTGCAATGGGGGAGGTGCTACTTCAGGGCTGCAGAGCTTAAAGGACATCTTCGATACCCAAGATGTCGATACATACCATTTACGCGTATTTTGTTCGATGTAATTTTTTCCAGGACGATATTCGTCGAGTGAAGAGAGATCTGGAAACGAGCGGCGCCGAAAAATCGAACTTAACGTCGAAGATCGAAGAACTTCATTTGTACAACGACAGCTCGCAACGCGAACTACAGAGACTCATTTCATCGAAACAGGTCAGATTGATTTAACACACGATACAACTTAGAAAATACTGTCAAACTTAAATTTTAACGTTTTCTTTAgtttcaatttgtatttccgttTGAATATAAGTCGTCATTTAGTTTAAACGTCACATCTCTTCAGAAGTCTTCTATTTTCGAGTCCAAATTAGTATTAAGTGTAATTCGTCATTGGAATATAttgtcacattactgaagtcttTTTGAGTGCCATTTGACAATTGATTGCACTAATTGAAAGTCcttgtatcgttagttactggtatttcactatgtttgacgtgtactgccatctttcaagaaagataattactaattacatcaatacaccacagtgtgatgtactagcaaaatccatcactgatttatacactgtactgcggtgtagacgcactgaaagggttaactgtACTTAATAGAAACGGTTTTGTTAACTTTGAATTGTATGTTTATATTTGCTCAGGATTTGATGGTCGACGATAATATATTGAAACTGGAATTGAAGAGACTTCGCGATACGCTGTATAGTAAAGCTGACGACGTGATGTCGctggaaaaaagaaaattacaaCTTGAAACCGTAAGTATTTCTATCAGTTGTAGTAGGATTGATTGGTTCCACTGTGTTGAGATTAAGAGATTAGAACGGGCTTGTCAAACTGGACTGTAGTGTATCCTGGGGCTATAGTcgtagtcatggcttagaatTGACTCGAAGATTTaattcatataaaaaataaactcaactcaagagttaactgtaattcataaccgtggaactggattccgAGTATTTCAATCCTTTGAGAATTTCCCAATAAAAAGCCAGTCAGTTAAATTGTCAGGAGATCCAGTTCAAGAATCTAGAGTAATCGGAATCAACAGTTCTTAACTCTTGAAACTTATCGGTGAACCGCGCCTCTTGATTAATCCGTTTCATTTTGATGTATTCAATTCTGCAGGCGATGAACGAAAGGAAACACGAGATCGGAATTCATAAAGACATGTTATCAGCTCAGATCAAAGGAGCCGACACCGAACGTCAACAAATCAGTTCCGAGTTACACGAACGCATCTCGAAAATCGATAAACTACGAAAACGGTGCGTTGAAAATCTCAAACATCGAAAACCGTTCCCTCTTTGGTCGTGTTAGGGGCAAAAATATCTCGGGAAATATATCGGGAAAAGTGGCCAATTTCGAACCACGCCCTTAAATATGatactcacttgccacaagacAAATCCTCTATggctgcagtagttgatgtcctactgctcactagtgacacctgatGGAACCTCCCTTGCCACAAGAAGAATCTtatattgccgcagtagttgatataCTACTGCATAtgagcgacacctggtgggtCCTCACTTGCCATTGTAACATTTGAGGTTTCTTTTTTCAAGCTTTAAAAAGATAACATCTTGAAAAAGTATGTTTTGTTCTCATTGTTTGTAGGTACGAGATATTGATG
This sequence is a window from Tubulanus polymorphus chromosome 9, tnTubPoly1.2, whole genome shotgun sequence. Protein-coding genes within it:
- the LOC141910880 gene encoding coiled-coil domain-containing protein 39-like, with product MSNSVLSEMDWDEGFAMPVANTENKALEEEVLSKQKKMTSAGNELEHVNDRVAAMSEHLKNVRQELQHTQGLVNARIKELETETHLKKVAEREGGRLKQEIQRLNKELEELKEKKNISENNIFRQTQRLEELKSQMNWDQQALEAWLEESARKDEDAMTIQKYARQDEGKIKELVLRMSHLTDEAYKKRHLLDRETTDTLTTQLELDKTAEEFRKAHADRQNLIQQWENTIDQMQRRDKEMDMLASQLARVKAEVRNRDEAIKEKQQFLDNEIENNKEMEKKISVSERQAGRVRLDWQDAEKSRTAFQDELDALRRTVDRTAIDLETTRSTVSQLRKDVQEKHDKLRVAQDMRQKLIERLKAANESELTAEERAAAVEALLSQEEQRQTEIDGQLKYLHDLQFRKTQELHGELVKERNDEAEIQGSRAAIRNLNSKINKLDHDSLKQQEIIYNQDFSIQQLERRINRMQGERSNEEKLLLEARLKELTEELEEKNSTHSLINLQLKRLQDDIRRVKRDLETSGAEKSNLTSKIEELHLYNDSSQRELQRLISSKQDLMVDDNILKLELKRLRDTLYSKADDVMSLEKRKLQLETAMNERKHEIGIHKDMLSAQIKGADTERQQISSELHERISKIDKLRKRYEILMVSMAPPEGEEEQTQAYYVIKAAQEKEELQREGDDLDAKIRKAEKEIRALENTLRLMNSRNEQYRKSFNKVTDTSEEMEDKQQVEEQLRAVMDKYKYKRRQIRELQEDLGTMSNTLDNLVRDENVYSEMIDEKKNRILQLNKEIDEQKTKLDRVSKVNTKYARDLRSAKKSKGETPEERDFNIRELRDFNKNVMKQIGEIISDNPDIAQTATMYFTQANLPPPPVTGGVYSARSSASRSTMSARSQTSSIVGKSPSAATPVNIAPEFGTPPGSAPGSARSGQSTVRSSASSKSSAGRRRELIR